The Sandaracinus amylolyticus genomic interval CGGCGTCGACACCGTGCTGAAGAACCCCGTGCTCACGATGGAGATCAGCCTCGAGGGCACGATGAACGCGCTGCGCGCGTCGCTGAAGGTGCCGGGGCTCAAGCGCTTCGTGGACTTCTCGACGAGCGAGGTGTTCGGCAGCTACGCGTTCCGCGTGCGCGAGGCCGACGTGACGAGCCTCGGCGCGGTCGGCGAGGCGCGCTGGACGTACGCGGTGTCGAAGCTCGCGACCGAGCACCTCGCGCACAACTACTGGAAGCAGCACGGTCTTCCCACGTGCTCGATCCGCCCGTTCAACATCTACGGGCCCGGCCAGGTCGGCGAAGGCGCGATCCACGCGTTCGTCGTGCGCGCGCTCCAGGGCAAGCCGATCACGATCCACAACGAAGGCGATCAGATCCGATCGTGGTGCTACATCGACGACATCGTCGACGCGATCCTGCTCTCGCTCACGCGCGACGAGGCGATCGGTCAGTCGTTCAACGTCGGCAACCCGCGCAGCACGATCACGATCTACCAGCTCGCGCGGCTCGTCGTTCAGCTCTGCGGGAGCCAGTCGCCGATCGAATTCGTCGAGTGGAATTTCCCCGACGTCGAGCTGCGCATCCCCGACGTGAAGAAGGCGGAGAAGCTCCTCGGCTTCCGCGCGCACGTCGATCTCGAGGACGGCCTCGCGCGGACGATCGCGTGGTATCGCGAGAAGCTCGCGCGTGCCGGCGCTTGACGGCGGCTTCGCATCGAAGAGAGCATCGGGATCGGTTGTCCCTTGAGCGGTGAAGCGCGCGCATTCCGGCTCGACGACGTGCGAGCGGACGGTTGGTTCGAGCGCCTCGGCGAAGGCTCGCCGACCTTCGCACAGCTGTGCGACGTCGTCGGCCCACGTTTCGTGGCGTTCGCGGTGGTCGCGGGAGTCCGCATCACGTCCGTGAGCGTCGATGCGCGCGTGCAGGACGCGTCGCAGATCGAGTTCACGCTCGGCGAAGGTGGGCCCGCGCAGCGGCTGCAGCTCGGTGAGTTCCGGCGGCGCCTCGCGTCCGCGCTGCTCGCCGATGACGAGCCGCAGCGCCCGCTCCCGGCGAAGCCGAAGAGCGACGACCTCACCGCGTTCATCGGGTTCCGCTGGGTGCTGCTCAGCGCGATCTTCGGGATCAAGCTGCGCGAGCTGCGGATGCACCCCGACGGGCGCAACGGAGTCGTCGTCGATCTCGGCGGTGCGATCGACGAGATCCCGGTGCGCGAGCTGCGCGACGTGATCAAGGACCGCATCCGCGCGGAGTCGCAGAAGGCGCGCCCGCCCTCGCCGTTCGCGATCGATCTCAACGTCGTGCCCGCGGTGCTGTCCGCGGCGAACGCGAACGATCACGAGCGCGTGATCGATCTGATCGGCGCGTGGCCGGGCCCGCTCTCGCTGCTCCTGCGCACCGCGGAGGGCCAGTCGCTCTCGCCCGAGGTGCGCGCGACGCTCGCGCGCGCGCTCGGCGTGCTCGGCAGCGCGTACGTCGCGGTCGATCGTGTGGACTGGGCGCAGGAGGTCCTGCGGCTCGGCATCCAGTGGGGCCAGGACGGGCCCGCGGCGGGCGATCTGTTCCGCCGGCTCGGCGAGGCGCACGCGTCGCGCGATCGGCACGGCGAGGCGATCGGCCTGTTCCGCCGCGCGATCCAGCTCGGTGCGCCGAAGAAGGACGTGCTGCCGCTGCTCGCGTCGTCGTTCGCGGCGCGACAGCGCCACCTCGCGGTGATGGCGTGCGTCGACGAGGCGTCGGAAGAGGGCGTGAGCGACGCGCGGGTGCGCGAGCTGCGCGAAGAGGCGATCGGCGCGCTCGGCGAGGCCTGGATGCGCTACCGCCAGTACGTCGGGTGATCACTCCCTCGTTGCCGAGTCCGCCCTCGATGTAAGATGCGGCCGTGAGCACTCGCGACGCGCTCGCGCCCGTGCGGGCGCGTGGAGCTCCTCCGGGCGATGCGCCCGGTGATGCGCGCGGCCGCCCGCGGTTCGCGCTGCGCTTCGAGGCGGGGCGCGGCGTGCTCGCGCTCGCGCGTCCGCTCGCGTTCGGCGCGGGCGAGATCGAGCAGCTCGAGATCGATCTCGGGCGCCTGGGCGGCGCGATCGATCTGCGCGCCGGCGCAGCGCGGTTCCGCCATCGTCGCGGCGACGTCACGCGGCTCGACGTGCGGATCGATCTCGACGCGCTCGCGGGCGCGCTGAGCACCGACGCGATCGAGGTGCGCACGATCGCGACGACGCGCGAGTCGCTGACCGTCGCGCTCCGCGACGCGACGCGAACGCTCGTCGTCGAGCTCGTGCCGGCGTGGGACGGAGACGATCTGGTGCTCGCGCTGCGCGGCGCACGCGCCGCGATCGACGGGCCACGCACCACGTTCGGCGACGCGCTCGCGCTGCTCGCCTCGATGCGCGCGCCGTTCGATCCCACGCGCGGCCTGGCGCGCATCGACGATCCGTTGCGTCGCGCGCTCACCGAGGCGCTCGTCCCGCACGGACAGCGCGTCCCCCTGGTGCGCGGCGCGCGACGCGAGGCGCCGCGCTTCGAAGCGCGTCACCTGCGGCTGCGGCTCGGCGAGCGCGGCGAGGTGAGCGCGGCCGTGCGCGCGGCGCTCGAGGACGCGCGGGTGATCGCGCCGGTGCTCGCGGCGCTGGCGATCGATCGCGAGGATGTCGCGCGGCGGGAGCTGCACGCGGTCCAGGGCTGCGACGCCGCCGAGGCGCTGCGCGCAGAGCTCGAGCGAGCGCGCGATGCGCGCGATCCGAGCGTGGCGCTGCGCGAGGCGCTCGCGTCCCACGACGTCGAGGGCGCCGCGAGCCACGCCCGCGCGCTCGCGGCGGTCGAGCGCTGCGACGATCTCGCGATCGAGGGGCTGACCGCGGCGTCGCGGCTCGCGCGCGACGACGATCCGGGCACCGCGGCCGATCTCGCGGCACGTGCGCTGGCGCGTCGTCCGCGCGACCCCGAGCTCGCGCTCGCGTGGCTGGAGCGCGTCGCGCACGCGCCGGAGAGCGACGCGCTGGTCGGCGGCGTGCGCGCGCTCGCGGCGACGATCGCGGGCCCGCGGCGCGGCGAGGTGCTGCGCGCGGCGGCGGCGTTGCTCGATCGCGCGGGTGAGATCGACGAGGGCGCGCGCGCGTGGGACGAGGCCGCGCGGATCGATCCCGGCGACGTGGTCGCGATCGAAGGGCTCGCGGCATCGCTCGCGCGGCGCGACCGGAACGACGAGGCGCTCGCAGCGTGGGATCGCGCGGCGGCGCTGCACGAGGATCGCGACGCCGCGGCGCGCGCGCTGATGCACGCCGCGGAGCGCGCGCGGGCCGCGGGTCACCTGCGCGGCGCGGCGGCGCGGCTCGAGGACGCGGCGGCGCAGGCCGAGTCCGAGGCGCTGCAGCTCGAGGCGCTCGCGACGCTGTCCGCGATCCGTCGCGCGAGCGGCGCGCGCGAAGCAGCCGCCGAGGCCGACGCGCGCATCCTGGAGCTCGCGGAGCGCGGCGCCGGGACCACGCTCGTGCGCGCGCTGCACGCGATGGCGCGCGCCGCGATCGACGAGCGCGCCGAGGTGCGCGCGCGTGCCGCGATCGACGCGCTGCGCCGGGCGGGCGAGGACGTCACGTCGCTCGAGCACGCGCTCGACGCCGGGGCGCTCGACGCGCTGGAGCGCGACGCACCGGAGCGCGGCGACGGCGATCCCAATGCGCGTGCCCTCGCGGCCCGCAGCATCGCGGAGCGGCTGCGCGCGAGCGGGCGCCTCGGCGACGCGGCCCGCGCGCTCGCTCGCGCCGGCGCGATCACCCACGACGCGGCCACGCTGCGCGCCGCGCTCGAGCTCGCCGAGAAGGCAGAGGCCTGGGACGCGGCGCGCGAGGTGATCGAGCGCGCGATCGAGGTCGTCGGCGACGGCCCGGCGCGCGCGCAGCTCGAAGCGCGGCGGGCCCTGGTGATGGCGAAGCTGCTACGGAATCCGTAGCGCTACGGATTCCGTAGCGCTGGACGACTGTCGAAATCCGGCTCGCCCGCGGGTCCCAACGCGCTCCGCGCGCTCCCGTCCGGGACCGCCGGACGAGCACTCCCGCAAGGCTCGCTCAGCCCCGCCACTCGCTGACGATGCTCTCGACGCTCGGGCGCGCGCCGTCGGGCGGAACCATCGTCGGGGTCCCGACGTAGAGCACGCCGACGATGTGCTCGCTCTCGCCGAGGCCGAGCCGCTCGTGCACGGCGCGATCGTAGACCGCGTCGCCGGTCTTCCAGATCGCGCCGAAGCCCTCGGCCTGCGCCGCGATCTCGAGCCCGTACGCGACGCACCCCGCGCTCAGCAGCTGCTCGACCTCGGGGATGTTCTTCCCACCCGTCTTGTACGACGCCGCGACGATCACGAGCAGCGGCGCGCGCAGCGCCTTGTCGCGCTCGCGCGCGAGGTCCTCGTCGCTCACCGACGGCTTCCGCCGCTTCAGCGAGTCCGCCATCACCTCGCCGAAGCGCGCGCGCGCCTCGCCGCGGATCAGCAGCACGCGCCACGGGCGCAGCGCGCCATGATCGGGCGCGCGCAGCGCCACGCGCAGGATGCGATCGAGCGCCGCGCCCTCGGGCGCAGGCTCACCGAGCTTGCCGAGCGATCGCCGTGAGAGGAGCAGCTCCATCGCGTCCATCATCCGTCTCCTTCACCCGGAAAGCGGGGCTTCTCGCGCGCGCCCTTCCCGACCTCGTCGCCCTCGCGCATCTTCGCCGCGGCCTCGGCGGCCCACGCATGGTAGCCGCCGGCCTCGATCTTCTCGCGCGCGCGCCGCGTGAGCGCGCCGTAGAACCACAGGTTGTGCTGCGTGAGCAGCCGCGCGCCGAGCATCTCCTCGGCGCGGATCAGGTGGTGCAGATAAGCGCGCGAGTGACGTGCACACACCGGGCAGTCGCACTCGCGATCGATCGGCGACTCGTCGCGCTTGTGCCGCGCCTGCTTCATGTTCACGCGGCCCGACCACGTGAGCGCCTGCGCGTTGCGCGCGTTGCGCGTCGGCAGCACGCAGTCGAACAGATCGATGCCGCACCCGATCGCGTGCAGCAGGTCGTAGGGCGTGCCGACGCCCATCAGGTAGCGCGGCTTGTCGGTCGGCATCTTCGGCGTGATCTCGGAGAGCGCGCGGTACATCTCGGGGATCGGCTCGCCCACCGAGAACCCGCCGAGCGCGATGCCGTCGAACTCGCGCCCGCCGGCCTCCATGCCCGCGATCTCGTCGAGGTGCGAGAGCCGCAGATCCACGTGCGTCGCGCCCTGCACGATGCCGAAGCGCGCCTGTCCTTCGCGCCACGGCGAGAGCAAGCAGCGACGCGCCCACGCGCTGGTGCGGCGCAGCGCCTTCTCGATGATCGGTCGCTCCGCGCCGCCGGGCGGGCACTCGTCGAACGCCATCGCGACGTCGGAGCCGAGCAGCGCCTGGATGCGCATCGACTCCTCGGGCGTGAGGCGCAGCGGACGGCCGTCGAGGTGCGACTTGAACGAGACGCCCTCGTCGTCGATCGTGCGCAGATCCGCGAGCGAGAAGACCTGGAAGCCGCCGCTGTCGGTGAGCACGGCGTGCGGCCAGCTCTGGAACTTCTGCACGCCGCCCATCGCGTCGACGATCTCGGCGCCGGGTCGCAGCCACAGGTGATAGGTGTTCGCGAGGATCAGGCGCGCGCCCGTCGCCTCGATCTCGTCGGGCGACTGCGACTTCACCGTCGCGAGCGTGCCGACCGGCATGAACACCGGCGTCTGCACCACCGCGCGCGGCGTCGTGAACACACCGCGTCGCGCGTCGCCGTCGCGCGCGATCTCGCGGTACGAAAAGCCTTCGGTCCTCACTTCTTGCCTCGGATCAGCATCGCGTCGCCGTAGCTGAAGAATCGATAGCGCTGATCGACCGCCTCGCGATAGGCGCGTCGCGTGGGCTCGATGCCCGCGAACGCCATCACGAGCGCGAGCAAGGTCGAGCGCGGCAGGTGGAAGTTCGTGAAGAGCGCGTCGATCGCGCGGAACGGATACGGCGGACGAATGAAGATGCGGGTGCGACCCGCGCCCGCGCGCACGATGCCGTGCTCGTCGCACGCCGACTCGAGCGTGCGCACGACCGTGGTGCCGATCGCGACCACCGGACGTCCTTCGGCGCGCGCCTCCGCGATCGCACGCGCGGTCTCGTCCGCGATC includes:
- a CDS encoding NAD-dependent epimerase/dehydratase family protein is translated as MVRDSTLLLTGGAGFIGTALTRRLLEAGNRVRVFDTLRRNALAEAGLDKAPGVELVVGDVRDLGALEHAAQGVDYVVHMASIAGVDTVLKNPVLTMEISLEGTMNALRASLKVPGLKRFVDFSTSEVFGSYAFRVREADVTSLGAVGEARWTYAVSKLATEHLAHNYWKQHGLPTCSIRPFNIYGPGQVGEGAIHAFVVRALQGKPITIHNEGDQIRSWCYIDDIVDAILLSLTRDEAIGQSFNVGNPRSTITIYQLARLVVQLCGSQSPIEFVEWNFPDVELRIPDVKKAEKLLGFRAHVDLEDGLARTIAWYREKLARAGA
- the tgt gene encoding tRNA guanosine(34) transglycosylase Tgt; this translates as MRTEGFSYREIARDGDARRGVFTTPRAVVQTPVFMPVGTLATVKSQSPDEIEATGARLILANTYHLWLRPGAEIVDAMGGVQKFQSWPHAVLTDSGGFQVFSLADLRTIDDEGVSFKSHLDGRPLRLTPEESMRIQALLGSDVAMAFDECPPGGAERPIIEKALRRTSAWARRCLLSPWREGQARFGIVQGATHVDLRLSHLDEIAGMEAGGREFDGIALGGFSVGEPIPEMYRALSEITPKMPTDKPRYLMGVGTPYDLLHAIGCGIDLFDCVLPTRNARNAQALTWSGRVNMKQARHKRDESPIDRECDCPVCARHSRAYLHHLIRAEEMLGARLLTQHNLWFYGALTRRAREKIEAGGYHAWAAEAAAKMREGDEVGKGAREKPRFPGEGDG
- a CDS encoding nitroreductase family protein — its product is MELLLSRRSLGKLGEPAPEGAALDRILRVALRAPDHGALRPWRVLLIRGEARARFGEVMADSLKRRKPSVSDEDLARERDKALRAPLLVIVAASYKTGGKNIPEVEQLLSAGCVAYGLEIAAQAEGFGAIWKTGDAVYDRAVHERLGLGESEHIVGVLYVGTPTMVPPDGARPSVESIVSEWRG